The proteins below come from a single Parcubacteria group bacterium genomic window:
- a CDS encoding SOS response-associated peptidase, with amino-acid sequence MCGRFSISTPWKDLEERFALTIPEGIYNPRYNAAPSQKMLVVSQEKPHEAELFQWGLIPHWAKDTKIGQKLINARAETITEKPSFKESFKLRRCFVLADGFYEWDKKSNSHIPYLIMLKEGEPFAFAGIYDYWRDPSDRMIRSFSIITTEANSLVSRIHDRMPVILTRQEERAWLNPELKLDDAKQMLIPYPVEDMQMYQISTLINSPRNDSAAVVVPVG; translated from the coding sequence ATGTGTGGAAGATTTTCAATCAGCACTCCTTGGAAAGATTTGGAGGAAAGATTTGCGCTAACCATTCCGGAGGGAATTTATAATCCACGCTATAATGCCGCTCCTAGTCAAAAGATGTTAGTTGTTTCGCAGGAAAAACCACACGAAGCGGAACTTTTTCAATGGGGTTTGATTCCGCACTGGGCCAAAGATACTAAGATTGGGCAAAAGCTGATCAACGCTCGAGCAGAAACAATCACGGAAAAGCCTTCATTCAAGGAGTCTTTCAAACTTAGGCGCTGTTTTGTGTTGGCAGATGGATTTTATGAGTGGGATAAAAAATCCAACAGTCATATCCCATATCTCATAATGCTAAAAGAGGGAGAGCCTTTTGCTTTTGCTGGTATCTATGACTATTGGCGCGATCCATCAGATCGAATGATCCGGTCCTTCTCAATCATAACGACCGAAGCGAATAGCCTAGTTTCTCGGATCCACGACCGGATGCCCGTGATTCTCACTAGGCAAGAAGAACGAGCGTGGCTTAATCCTGAATTAAAGCTGGATGATGCTAAACAAATGCTCATTCCTTATCCAGTAGAAGATATGCAAATGTATCAAATATCTACACTAATTAATAGCCCCAGAAATGATAGCGCCGCGGTAGTTGTTCCGGTCGGTTAA
- a CDS encoding S24 family peptidase, producing MKTLHSTQKKLLELLKEHFDDPLTIRELQEKLDVSSTSLVHHHILQLEKNGFLKRNPNNPQDYEIIADSPDKKIIFLNLYGLAHCGPGESILDGSPVDRIPLSRKLVSSADSFLVKAKGDSMYPKINNGDLVITKKTNNFDNGDIVVCVNNGGALIKKIRKEKDHIWLFSINEKFEPFLATEDFKVEGLVKGVISYNLE from the coding sequence ATGAAAACACTACATTCTACACAAAAAAAGCTACTCGAACTACTTAAAGAGCACTTCGATGACCCCCTAACAATTAGAGAGCTACAAGAAAAACTCGATGTATCCTCTACAAGCTTAGTCCATCACCACATATTACAACTCGAAAAAAATGGATTTCTAAAAAGAAATCCTAATAATCCACAAGATTATGAAATAATTGCTGATTCACCCGATAAAAAAATTATCTTCTTAAACCTTTACGGACTCGCCCACTGTGGTCCAGGAGAAAGCATACTTGATGGAAGCCCTGTTGATAGAATACCTCTCTCAAGAAAATTAGTTTCTTCCGCAGATTCATTTTTAGTAAAAGCAAAGGGAGATTCAATGTATCCAAAAATAAATAACGGTGATCTAGTTATTACAAAAAAGACCAATAATTTTGATAATGGCGACATTGTTGTTTGCGTAAACAATGGTGGAGCATTAATTAAAAAAATCAGAAAAGAAAAAGATCACATTTGGCTATTTTCAATAAATGAAAAGTTTGAACCATTCTTAGCAACAGAAGATTTTAAGGTTGAAGGTTTAGTAAAAGGAGTGATTTCCTATAATCTAGAATAA
- a CDS encoding tyrosine/phenylalanine carboxypeptidase domain-containing protein — translation MDISRRGQDLLQLKRDILEQETNETIKQIYRWKINEKIAELRMLGETKSGNDRRFFRYSKFIYGKPEQEIFAYTISQIKKVIDGKINDTREGVREAAKRLSNELSDPLSIEKPKITDLKDFIKESSESKEFTNTEYNAEEIKYAFEQALEKYKLTGWNVVVTEKGTAVSVSQENKNVNIPSSRKMKENKLRALIEHEIGTHVLRREKGEKTKLKLLGLGLDRYLKGEEGIATYEEQKILGANEFAGFDGHLAIALAMGMDGKKRDFRKVYEILKDYYFINSKKEESEAIIQAENSAWNRCVRTFRGTSCGSCGACLTRDIVYREGNIGTWNVVKNKPEEVKRFMVGKYDPGNQRHIWILEQLGITDSDLDDLEKELS, via the coding sequence TTGGATATATCTCGAAGAGGACAAGACTTGCTTCAACTTAAAAGAGATATTTTAGAACAAGAAACAAATGAAACGATCAAACAAATATACCGTTGGAAAATAAACGAAAAAATTGCAGAGTTGAGAATGCTCGGGGAAACAAAAAGCGGAAACGATAGGAGATTTTTTCGTTATTCTAAATTTATCTACGGAAAGCCCGAGCAAGAAATATTTGCATATACGATTAGTCAGATAAAAAAGGTTATTGATGGTAAAATAAATGATACAAGGGAAGGTGTCCGTGAAGCGGCAAAAAGATTGTCCAATGAATTATCAGATCCACTTTCAATAGAAAAACCCAAAATAACTGATTTAAAGGATTTTATAAAAGAAAGCTCGGAATCCAAAGAATTCACTAATACTGAATATAATGCTGAAGAAATAAAATACGCTTTTGAACAAGCTTTGGAAAAATATAAATTGACTGGTTGGAATGTGGTAGTCACGGAAAAAGGCACTGCCGTAAGTGTGAGTCAGGAAAATAAAAATGTTAATATTCCATCAAGCCGAAAAATGAAAGAAAATAAATTAAGGGCACTAATTGAGCATGAAATTGGAACGCATGTTTTGCGGAGAGAAAAAGGAGAAAAAACTAAACTAAAGCTTTTAGGACTAGGGCTAGATAGGTATTTGAAAGGTGAAGAGGGTATTGCTACCTATGAAGAGCAAAAAATTTTAGGAGCAAACGAGTTCGCTGGTTTTGATGGGCATTTGGCTATTGCTCTGGCTATGGGAATGGATGGTAAAAAACGAGATTTTAGAAAAGTTTATGAAATATTGAAAGATTATTATTTTATCAATTCTAAGAAAGAGGAATCAGAAGCAATAATACAAGCTGAAAACTCTGCCTGGAATCGTTGTGTTAGAACTTTCCGGGGAACTAGCTGTGGCTCTTGTGGGGCTTGTCTGACAAGGGATATCGTTTATAGGGAAGGAAATATAGGGACTTGGAATGTGGTGAAAAACAAGCCAGAGGAAGTTAAAAGATTTATGGTTGGAAAATATGATCCTGGAAATCAGAGACATATCTGGATTTTGGAACAATTGGGCATAACAGATAGCGATTTGGATGATTTAGAAAAAGAATTATCGTAG
- a CDS encoding VOC family protein, which yields MNRVIHFEVQADDVARAKKFYEKAFGWKITQAMTKEKGGMDYWMLDTGTGPGIGGGLYARPKKEEERFFTFDDTILVEDIDKAVEAVKDNGGMITREKSELAGVGWFASAKDTEGNRFSLMQATDWKPM from the coding sequence ATGAACAGAGTAATTCATTTTGAGGTTCAGGCTGATGATGTGGCGCGAGCGAAAAAGTTCTATGAAAAAGCCTTTGGTTGGAAAATCACGCAAGCGATGACCAAGGAAAAAGGTGGAATGGACTATTGGATGCTCGACACGGGAACGGGGCCTGGTATCGGCGGTGGCCTATACGCACGACCCAAAAAAGAGGAGGAGCGGTTTTTCACCTTTGACGACACAATCTTAGTCGAAGATATCGACAAAGCCGTGGAGGCGGTCAAAGACAATGGTGGTATGATCACAAGGGAAAAATCAGAGCTGGCCGGCGTGGGTTGGTTTGCTAGCGCCAAAGATACCGAAGGCAATCGTTTTAGCCTGATGCAAGCGACAGATTGGAAGCCGATGTGA
- a CDS encoding DNA polymerase IV — protein MPNETLSINSFNRAIIHIDGDAFFASCEQSRDPALKGKPVITGRERGIAASLSYEAKARGVRRGMRIFEIKKICPEAIILPSDYETYSLLSKRFFEIVRRYTSEVEEYSIDECFADITGLRRPLRMSYPKIAEKIKQDLDRELGFTFSVGLGPNKTIAKIGSKWKKPSGLTVIPGYQIHEFLAQKETEDVWGIGPQTGAYLKNERINTALEFAHKDEEWVRRKFTKPTIETWQELNGKFILPLDVTGRTTYTSVQKVRTFTPPSNDRDFIFSQLAKNIENACIKLRRYNLRARNATFFLKLQSFRYAGMEIQFSRPTAIPSEIINVVEKYFDQIFDQSLSYRATGIAFFKLEEDVTKQLDLFCEVLRAKGLKKLYHSIDEINDKFGKHTVHLGVSSLANSALQHEKERGDAPLRKTLQIKGENKRQRIGIPMFIGAVT, from the coding sequence ATGCCAAACGAAACCTTGAGCATCAATTCTTTCAACCGAGCTATCATCCATATCGACGGAGATGCTTTTTTTGCCTCCTGTGAGCAATCGCGCGATCCCGCACTAAAAGGCAAACCAGTGATAACAGGCCGAGAACGCGGAATTGCCGCATCCTTAAGCTATGAAGCCAAAGCGCGTGGCGTCAGACGAGGGATGCGAATTTTTGAGATCAAAAAAATCTGTCCCGAAGCGATTATCCTTCCGTCTGATTATGAAACCTACAGCCTGCTTTCTAAGCGTTTTTTTGAGATTGTCCGGCGCTACACGAGTGAAGTTGAGGAATATAGTATCGACGAATGTTTTGCCGACATCACTGGATTGCGTCGACCCTTGCGCATGTCTTACCCGAAAATTGCCGAAAAAATCAAGCAGGATCTGGACCGAGAATTAGGCTTTACTTTTTCAGTCGGACTAGGACCGAACAAAACCATCGCCAAAATCGGTTCCAAATGGAAAAAACCCTCAGGACTGACCGTCATTCCTGGCTATCAAATCCACGAATTTCTCGCTCAAAAAGAAACAGAAGATGTTTGGGGCATCGGACCACAGACCGGTGCTTACCTGAAAAATGAGAGAATAAATACCGCTTTGGAATTTGCTCATAAAGACGAAGAGTGGGTCAGGCGCAAATTCACCAAACCGACGATTGAAACCTGGCAAGAACTTAATGGCAAATTTATTCTGCCTCTGGATGTGACTGGCCGAACAACCTATACTTCAGTCCAAAAAGTGAGAACTTTTACTCCGCCTTCCAATGATCGCGATTTTATTTTTTCCCAGTTAGCGAAAAATATTGAAAATGCTTGCATCAAATTACGCCGCTATAATCTTCGCGCTCGCAATGCGACTTTTTTCTTGAAGCTCCAATCCTTCCGCTATGCCGGAATGGAAATTCAATTTTCCCGCCCGACGGCCATTCCCAGCGAAATCATCAACGTTGTGGAAAAATATTTTGATCAGATATTTGATCAAAGCCTTTCATATCGCGCGACCGGCATCGCCTTTTTCAAACTCGAGGAAGATGTCACAAAACAGCTCGATCTGTTCTGCGAAGTCCTGCGTGCTAAGGGCTTGAAAAAGCTCTACCATAGCATCGACGAGATCAATGATAAATTTGGAAAACACACGGTCCACCTCGGGGTAAGCTCTCTAGCCAACTCTGCATTGCAACACGAGAAAGAACGGGGCGATGCGCCTCTGCGAAAAACACTCCAGATCAAAGGAGAAAATAAAAGACAACGTATAGGCATCCCGATGTTTATCGGAGCCGTAACATAA
- the dcm gene encoding DNA (cytosine-5-)-methyltransferase, with translation MKKNKRKSISLFTGAGGMDVGFSRAGFNVVWANEIDSDACNTYSANHTGIIECGDIRNYIDQLSDFKNIDLVFGGPPCQGFSVAGKMDPNDERSKLIFSFMDVIEKVNPKAFVLENVKALAVLDKWQPVRNMLFKRAWDLGYDAELVLLNATHFGVPQKRERMFFVGIKKENSKKESKRFVEYLEKYKRSAPRVIDILKGLGPMGTSVNPKTCNAKITLARDPIMRRSPYAGMLFNGAGRPIDIMGHSNTLPASMGGNRTPIIDEDHAFNDGKNWIEKYHKLLSSGKKTNDICVPNHLRRITTKEAALIQTFPNDYKFFGKDNSIYHQIGNAVPCDLAHAVASALSDSMEDFNL, from the coding sequence ATGAAAAAAAATAAAAGAAAATCAATATCACTATTTACTGGAGCTGGCGGAATGGATGTTGGCTTTTCGCGTGCTGGTTTTAATGTTGTATGGGCAAATGAGATAGATTCAGATGCTTGTAACACATACTCTGCAAATCATACCGGCATTATAGAATGCGGGGATATTAGAAATTACATAGATCAACTTTCAGATTTTAAAAACATTGATCTTGTATTTGGTGGCCCTCCATGTCAGGGGTTTTCTGTCGCAGGCAAAATGGATCCAAATGATGAAAGGAGCAAGCTAATTTTCAGTTTTATGGATGTTATTGAAAAAGTTAATCCAAAAGCATTTGTCCTAGAAAATGTTAAAGCACTCGCAGTCCTAGATAAATGGCAACCAGTTCGAAACATGTTATTTAAGAGAGCATGGGATTTAGGTTATGATGCCGAGTTAGTATTACTCAATGCGACACATTTCGGAGTACCACAAAAAAGAGAAAGGATGTTTTTTGTTGGCATTAAAAAAGAAAATTCAAAAAAAGAATCCAAAAGGTTTGTTGAATATCTCGAAAAATATAAACGGAGCGCGCCTAGGGTAATAGACATATTAAAGGGACTAGGGCCAATGGGGACATCTGTTAATCCAAAAACATGTAATGCGAAAATAACTCTTGCTCGTGACCCCATAATGAGAAGGTCGCCATATGCCGGGATGCTTTTTAACGGAGCTGGGAGACCTATTGATATAATGGGACACTCAAACACCCTTCCTGCTTCAATGGGAGGAAACAGGACACCTATAATTGATGAAGATCACGCTTTTAATGATGGGAAGAATTGGATTGAAAAGTACCATAAATTATTATCTAGCGGAAAAAAGACAAACGACATTTGTGTTCCGAATCACTTGAGAAGAATTACAACAAAAGAAGCGGCATTGATTCAAACATTCCCCAACGATTATAAATTTTTCGGAAAGGATAATTCAATATACCATCAAATAGGAAATGCTGTTCCATGTGATTTAGCTCATGCTGTTGCATCGGCCTTAAGTGATTCAATGGAAGATTTTAACCTATAA
- a CDS encoding SAVED domain-containing protein: MTKKLGDKNKINAITETTRSINNETKLLLAVKSGGRCEFFGCNDYLFSDKITKKNIKWGEFAHIYAFKEDGPRGNKKLRPDNINDVDNLMLLCPSCHTKIDKMKNLPFYTVEILRKQKKEHEDRIKLVSGFKNTNKTKALGMSVSIENEAICVSEDEITEALMAESRYQYQEKPNMIDFSNVPSENTQLYWKSKCKDINIMTEKFYEQLKRDGLEHVSVFAIGPIPLLVYLGSKLENKIKTQLFQRHRDSESWKWNDGVGKVGYKLNIINGKDKSKVALVLSLSGKIHQAHLPKKIDGGFYVYEITLDNQEPNFYFLKSKDDLDRFGHIYSKTLSEIRNGHPKLKEIHLFSAIPAPIAVVCGRALNRKADTSFKIYNPTNGAQFKYALKIN, translated from the coding sequence ATGACAAAAAAACTAGGAGATAAAAATAAAATCAACGCTATTACAGAGACAACGCGTTCAATAAACAATGAAACTAAACTGCTTCTTGCTGTCAAATCAGGCGGACGCTGTGAGTTTTTCGGCTGTAATGACTATCTTTTTTCAGATAAAATAACGAAAAAAAATATCAAATGGGGCGAGTTTGCTCACATTTATGCGTTTAAGGAAGATGGCCCAAGAGGAAACAAAAAATTACGACCAGATAATATCAACGACGTTGATAATTTGATGTTATTATGCCCATCATGTCATACAAAAATTGATAAAATGAAAAATTTACCCTTTTATACTGTAGAGATTTTGCGAAAACAAAAGAAAGAGCACGAAGACCGCATAAAATTAGTATCTGGATTTAAAAACACTAACAAGACTAAAGCTCTGGGTATGAGCGTAAGCATTGAAAATGAAGCAATCTGTGTGTCTGAAGATGAAATCACGGAAGCTTTAATGGCTGAAAGCCGATATCAATATCAAGAAAAGCCCAACATGATTGATTTTTCCAATGTTCCTTCTGAAAACACTCAGCTTTATTGGAAATCAAAATGTAAGGATATTAATATAATGACTGAGAAATTTTATGAGCAATTAAAAAGAGATGGCTTGGAGCATGTTTCAGTTTTTGCAATTGGTCCAATCCCATTGCTGGTATATTTGGGGTCAAAATTGGAAAACAAAATAAAGACTCAGCTTTTTCAGCGTCATCGAGACAGTGAAAGCTGGAAATGGAATGATGGCGTTGGCAAGGTCGGTTATAAGTTGAATATTATCAATGGAAAGGACAAAAGCAAAGTAGCTTTAGTGCTTTCTTTAAGCGGTAAAATACATCAAGCTCATCTGCCAAAAAAGATTGACGGGGGTTTTTATGTTTATGAAATTACACTTGATAACCAAGAACCAAATTTTTATTTTTTGAAATCAAAAGATGATCTAGACAGATTTGGCCACATATATTCCAAAACATTAAGTGAAATTAGAAATGGGCATCCAAAACTCAAAGAAATTCATTTATTTTCTGCCATACCAGCGCCAATCGCGGTTGTTTGTGGCAGAGCGTTGAATCGAAAGGCAGATACTTCATTCAAGATTTATAACCCAACAAATGGTGCCCAATTTAAATATGCTTTAAAAATTAATTAA
- a CDS encoding nucleotidyltransferase, with amino-acid sequence MKTQEYLEKVLKLQTLDEKSEEIKALRSERDKVENLLRTHFEDVPISIQYAGSYKKGTMIRESYDLDMTCYFNNGDDSGGATLEEIFSNVQQALASEYHVYPKRSALRLQSKDSENRVDFHIDVIPGRFVDGDKGDVYIFQAEGEKDRLKTNLEKHVNHITGSKLIDTIRLVKLWKELNQLDAKTFIIELLVIKLLEDTTDSNGLDVCFESFLTEVIEKIDNIALEDPANPSGNDLSGILSEGVKAGLKSLAEKILISIENERWKDIFGEVEEADDEEKKRAINEARQSNSVPINPWCVL; translated from the coding sequence ATGAAAACACAAGAATACCTAGAAAAAGTTTTAAAACTTCAAACATTAGATGAAAAAAGCGAGGAAATTAAGGCTCTTCGTTCAGAGCGGGATAAGGTTGAGAATCTTCTAAGAACCCATTTTGAGGATGTTCCAATATCAATTCAATATGCTGGCTCTTACAAGAAAGGCACAATGATAAGGGAAAGTTATGATCTTGATATGACTTGTTATTTTAATAATGGGGATGATTCTGGCGGTGCGACACTAGAAGAAATATTTTCAAATGTTCAGCAGGCCCTTGCGTCCGAATATCATGTTTACCCAAAAAGATCAGCTTTAAGACTGCAAAGTAAGGATTCTGAAAATAGGGTTGATTTTCATATTGATGTTATTCCTGGGAGATTTGTTGATGGCGATAAGGGTGATGTCTATATTTTTCAAGCGGAAGGTGAAAAAGATAGATTGAAAACCAATCTTGAAAAGCATGTAAATCATATTACTGGGAGCAAATTAATTGACACAATTCGCCTTGTAAAGCTTTGGAAGGAATTGAATCAACTAGACGCCAAAACGTTTATTATAGAATTGTTGGTGATAAAGCTTCTGGAGGATACGACAGATAGCAATGGTTTAGATGTATGCTTTGAAAGTTTTTTAACTGAAGTTATAGAAAAAATCGACAATATAGCACTTGAAGATCCCGCAAACCCATCTGGCAATGATCTCTCTGGGATACTAAGTGAAGGTGTTAAGGCTGGCTTGAAATCTTTAGCAGAAAAGATTTTGATTTCAATTGAGAATGAAAGGTGGAAGGATATTTTTGGAGAAGTTGAGGAGGCTGATGATGAGGAAAAAAAACGAGCAATCAACGAGGCGAGACAATCTAATTCTGTTCCAATTAATCCTTGGTGTGTCCTATGA
- a CDS encoding LexA family transcriptional regulator: protein MKNYQQKLLSFYKKYRRMPSYREIMGLCKFKSINSVTRLVKKMIEAELISKDEKGRLLPKKLFGETKILGSITAGFPSPAEEELVDTITIDEFLISNKEATYMLNVSGDSMIDAGIRSGDIVLVERGKASKDGDIVIAEVDGKWTMKFLEKLNGKTILMPANKKYKPIIPKEELIISAVVISVIRKYH, encoded by the coding sequence ATGAAAAACTACCAACAAAAGCTACTCTCATTCTACAAAAAATATCGCCGGATGCCAAGCTATCGAGAAATAATGGGACTTTGCAAGTTCAAATCAATCAACTCGGTTACCCGCCTGGTGAAAAAAATGATCGAAGCTGAGCTGATTTCAAAAGATGAGAAAGGCAGATTACTGCCCAAAAAACTGTTCGGCGAAACCAAAATTTTGGGTTCAATCACCGCTGGCTTTCCTTCTCCGGCGGAAGAAGAACTGGTTGATACGATAACGATCGATGAATTTCTGATTTCCAACAAAGAAGCCACCTATATGTTAAACGTCAGCGGTGACTCGATGATTGATGCGGGCATCCGCTCGGGTGATATTGTCTTAGTCGAAAGGGGCAAAGCATCCAAAGATGGCGACATTGTCATCGCGGAAGTAGACGGAAAATGGACGATGAAATTTTTGGAAAAGCTCAATGGCAAAACAATTCTGATGCCAGCAAACAAGAAATACAAACCGATCATTCCAAAAGAAGAACTGATCATTTCTGCGGTAGTAATTTCCGTCATCAGAAAATACCACTAA
- a CDS encoding CHC2 zinc finger domain-containing protein yields MSKSQSNQDYIDSDEFFYHSLELENHWKRSLPKLNDKELVEAFCPSKEMLSENISKWKKEYERLKTEIKKDLVGIPEKDQWLYDVLFEKLRIPELLKIENRIFQLKRQLAIVEGPTKKLFTRYENFQEMIAIAKSRSVIELARDKLELKSSGKNFVALCPFHNEKTPSLYFYAETNTFYCFGCHEKGDVIKFYMLLHGVDFKNAIKSLQ; encoded by the coding sequence ATGTCTAAGAGCCAATCTAATCAAGACTACATTGACAGTGATGAATTTTTTTATCACTCACTCGAGCTAGAAAATCACTGGAAAAGATCGCTACCAAAGCTTAATGACAAGGAGCTGGTCGAGGCTTTTTGCCCAAGCAAAGAAATGCTTTCTGAAAACATTTCGAAATGGAAAAAGGAATATGAAAGGTTAAAAACAGAAATTAAAAAAGATTTAGTCGGCATTCCAGAAAAAGATCAGTGGCTTTACGATGTTCTATTTGAAAAACTTAGAATCCCAGAGTTGCTCAAAATAGAAAACCGTATTTTTCAACTCAAAAGACAACTTGCGATCGTAGAAGGTCCGACAAAAAAATTATTCACTCGATATGAAAATTTTCAAGAGATGATCGCAATCGCTAAGTCGAGATCAGTCATTGAACTCGCCAGAGATAAGCTGGAACTTAAATCATCGGGTAAAAATTTCGTCGCACTATGTCCGTTTCACAACGAAAAAACACCCTCACTTTATTTCTACGCCGAAACCAATACTTTTTATTGCTTCGGATGTCACGAAAAGGGCGATGTAATTAAATTTTATATGCTTCTTCATGGAGTTGATTTCAAAAACGCCATAAAGTCGCTCCAATAA